The window TATTGTCCATTGCATTTAATGTGGATATTTACGGAACTGATTTCTTCTCCGGCAGTCATCAATGCACTTTCGCGACGGTACTTCCTGCAAGCCAATGATGTGACCGACATGAGAGACTGGGTGGCTGCTCTCAACAAGGCCAGCAAGATAACAGTAAGTGCCGTTACATGAGAAAATGCTTGATCTAGCAGTTATTGGTGGTGTTAGGGTGGGGGAGTGGGGGTTGTTTCCACCTGAGTGCAGGAAGCTGCAATTTTGCTGCGGTGGGACTGAAACCAGTTTGACCCAGGCGGCTGCAAATGCCAGCCCGTTGCCCACAGATACCCCttcgcacacagacacacacacacatacacacattgcTGAATGAGGAAACTGTGAATGTGCAAGAAGACGAGTGATAACGCAAACGTCACTGCGGTGAAGGTGTCGAAACTTGTTCATATGTATTTGCATAATATTTGTGTGAACTCAATGAAATGTCCGGGAGCCTTGTTGATCAGTGATATTCAGATGTCTCCTGATGGAAGGTAACAGAGAAGAgtgtctctctgcctctctcaccTGCTCACTGACACAGGAAGCGGCACTGTTCACTCTTTTTCACTTCCCCATCGAGGGCAGGGCTGCTCTgccgcctttttttttttttttttcttttttctttcatcttttctttttctttttctgagcgAGTGTAAAAAAGGAAATCATGATGTAATTGCAGGAATAAAAGTGGCACGGGGGGAGTAAAGTTATTAAAATGCATCTCTTAATATTTGTCTGTTTGAGCTAGATGTGTTGCAGTTTATTAGGAAATGATACATTTAGCTGAATGATTCAGCTGAATGACCAGTTTTGGGAAACTGTAGGCTAGATAACGGctctaaaagcagaaaatgcagCACAGCATCACACAGCCGTACTATTGTTTTTACTTTATGACCAGCATGCACCTGCaaatctgttgtttttcttcttttcctgctCCCTACTTGATATACACCCCACACTAACATTTGTGTGTCTAGTGGGTTTTATTTGCTTGGATACACTTGGTTGCGCTTTTGTGCATCAGTGGACTTTGAGAAAGCTTGCATCTCTCATAGCAGATCAcatttgatgtgttttcagTTATCTCTGCAGTAAAACAGTCACGGTGTTGTGGCGAGCGTATGACTAAGAAAGTATTCCCAGAGTGAGGAAGAGCGGCTGtggaaattaaacaattaaGTCCTTTTATTTGCTCTCAGAGGTGTCCCGTCTCTTCACAGGTGCCTAAGTCTTGCCCTGCACCTGTGAGGCCTGATGTGACCACAGTGATCAGTGACGCTCAAGGAGGGAAGAGACAACAGGCCTACAAGGCTGAGATTATTGGCGGCGTGGTGGTGCACACTCCTATTCAGGTAAAATGAATaggacacacacactttttttttttttttttttaagcattataAGAATGAAAACTGTGGCAAAAGCACACGAAAATGCGGTGTGCTAAGCTAGTCTGAGTTATCGACAGTGGTGGTTTCCGTGACCATGATATCTAAAGTGATAATAAAGATGGTTTTCATGAAATGTTTCAGAACGACAATGAAGAGACggaagggagagagaggaagggcAACAGGCCGGGTTTGCTGAGATGTGGTTACTGTGTTAAACAGGGAAATGTGGTGAGTCTCATAACAGGTTTAGACTGAGACTGAGTCTGAGTAAAAAACAGCATGTGTGGAAATGGTAATGTGGTATGTGTTtcagaggaagagctggaagagGCGGTTTTTCACCCTGGATGACAACGCAGTCAATTACTACAAGACTGAGTCGGTGAGAAAACAGGGTTTTCATGTTTTTGCCCATGTTTCTACATGCTTAAGAGTGACTATTATCTTTGTCGGAATATTTTTGTCCCAAATTTTTGAAAACTACAGTGTTATAGcagccaaaacattaaaaaataacccacaataatacaaaaacaaaaaatctgtctTAGGAGAAAGATTTTATCCGATCTATTCCACTGAGGGACATTCAGAAGGTGCATGAATGCCTTGTCAAGTCGGGGTGAGTAAAACATGAAAGTTGTCTGAGTCTGCCAGCATTTTTGCTTTCCCTCTGTCTGGTTATCGCTATACTATGTAAACAATTGTGAATACTTGCATGTGAGCAGATGATACACTCTTAACCGGTTTTAAAGTGTTGCATTGCATGTATGGACAAGTTTATCCTTATCATTTTTAGATGAGTTTCACAGGTTTTAAAAGGGGCCCTTAAATATAAGTTATAAATGGTGTGAACAAAGGTAGTGAAAGTTTGAAACAATGAGGTCAACATGTGATCGTTATGAGCCAAATGTGTAGGCTTCAGTCTGATCTAAAcccagattattttttttctactcaTAACTCTGTGAGCCTTCTCAGAGAAGCTCCTCTCACCTGCTGcccaaaccttctgtttgcaagAAGCAGCTAATCAGAAGAGAGCTGGATCaaagtgagcaaaaacaaatagCTTTAGACAGATGATAAACTGAGGAACTGCACCATGGCTCAGTATTAGGAAATTAGGTTACACTTTATAATACGCCGCGTGACTAAAACTGTAATTTCTCTGTAATtaaattgaactttttttttatttgaaattacaatCTAATTATATTTCCCTACAAATGCTTAACGGTAGGTAGACTACCAAAAGGTGTTAACAAGTCAGGATTTTACAGGAAGCACTGAAATAATTGCACTGTGTAAGTAATTTTATGCGGTACAGTAATTTTAAGTATTGCATAACTGAAACGCACTCCATAATATGGCCCGTGCCCCAAAAAGTACAGCATACTTACAGTTTAAGATGGggaaatattgtatttttatccATAAAATGACCAAGAAATTACAAAATATCTAAAATTACTTACAGTatcatttctgtctttttccctGTAAAATACATCAAGTTATGCACTACttagatttatttacaatataatatttttttgtttcctctaGAAACCTGTCTTGTTACCCCCTTTTTATTCTAGtgtaccgtatttttcggaccataaggtgcattaagcgaaacaagcATTGGCATTCAtcttccagcttcactgtttatgttatgctagcgatcacgtagcacatcattatataccagctagtccaacttcagtaaccctacaaacttCACTGCTGTttcgttttctgtcttcatttatgttggaagttatagcagagctgtaagttttaatttttcagaaatctctcagtcagaacatcaTGTTtcggtggaaactagcgagctaacttcctgctaaggctcctgactacggtagccgcaatgctccgacaatccatcaagcggtgcggcttcgttgctcaccaaagtcgtactaagacattttttgacagatgttTGAGTGCCGtgaaccacataaaatcggttcgaggtcagtaagcacaaccagaattcatacataaggcgcactttcGGTATACATGTCTTTAAGTATTTGTAGGTAGGTAAATATAATTAGAttacactttaaaataaaatacatagaAATTCCATTTAATTACAGGGGGATTACGTCCTTAGTCACTGGCCATATTATGAACTATTGCAGAAAATTAAGAATTATTTAGTATTGTAAATTCACAGCTACTGTAATCAAGAGTCCAAGAAAAACTGGAACTGCAAATGATCATCATAGGTCCCCTTTTAAATATCAGTGCAAGATAAAGTTTTATATAGTTTATAGTTTATATAGTTTTAGCTCATGATCCAGTATTGAAGTTGGCCACTGAATACAACTTGACAGCTGGAGAAGTTGTGGATGGTCTTAAAAAATACatggaaaatatttttgttcagaTCTTTAGTATGAGTTTTTGCCGTTTTTATAAGTGGACATTacaaacaaactttattttcatgtctaccGTCTTATTGTATGCGCTGTTACagtgtttttcccccctctgttGAAACCTCTCTTTCTCCCTTAATAATTAGTCACTTTAGGCTTGAAGTTGAGCTTCAGTTGCGAACCTATTAGATTCATTTGTATATACTTGCTGAACTTGAATGTATAAGTATTGTAAATGACACTGTAGAACACACTCTAGCTTTTGTCCCTTTCTTTAGCTGCTTTAAGTTTTAACTTTTTGCATCCATCAGGGAGCTCCTGCTTAGAGACAACCTCTTTGAGATCATCACCAGTAACCGAACGTTCTACATTCAGGTAAAACCTTGTTCTCCTTTTGTATACAGCACTCATTAAAAAAAGGCCTGCATTCATGAAATGAAGGGAATGTCCCTGTTGTATTTTTAGACATTTGAATAAGAACAGAGAAGCTCTGTATTCCCTGGTGACACCGTCCTGATCTGTCGACATGTTTTCTCTAAATGCTCTGCTGCTGAAGTGTGGCGCAGTCGCTTTTTTAAGGAACATGCgaagtttgtttttgtgaaaGGGGCACAGCCATCTGTTAtcataacaacaataatatccGTTCCCCCTCCTCTCCCCCGGGAGAACAGCTGACGGAGGCGTTGGGGGCTGGATCAGATAGGAAGTGCGGGGATAGAGACAGACTGCAGGCAAGAgcgcttttgtttgtttgtgcaaggggaaaaaaaggaagtgtgaaaaacaaataataaaatgaagtaaataaaaacaggataACCACAACTTCTCATTCCGTGTGTGGACACTGTAATAAAAAGTGATCTAAGCTAAAATAAAGATGAATATTGGAGTCCTTACACACCTTTAATAGCTTGAGAGCGGATAGTGATCTCCTGTCGTGCATTCTTTCCAAACATAAACACATGACAATAAGTACAGTTACCACCGAGGATAATTTTCGAGTACTGTTCTAGCTTTTTTTCTGATAACATCAGGCAATTCCCATGTAGTGCCAAACCACAATAATAGTTCCcttaaggcgctttatattataagatgaagacactacaataatagaaaacccaaacaatcagacgacccccTATAAGCACGCAGCTgacgacagtgggaagggaaaactcGCTTTTAATAGGAAGACACCTCTGGCAGAATCAGGCTAAGGGGTGGCGATCTGCCAAGACCAGTTATGGTTGGGAAAGGGGGACAGGAGGAAAGACAGCCAGAGATtattaataactaatgattaagtgcaaagtggtgtataaacacatagagagtgaagaagaaatgctcagtCCACACCAGCAGCCTAGACGTATTGTAGTGTAACTCAGGAAGGGTACGGGGTCATGTGAGCCAATCCTAAGtttaagctttatcaaaaagggaAAAGAGTGTCCAGGGTTGCCAGTTTGGATTTGTCTGTGGAGCTTGCTCCAAAGACGAGGGAAGCTGAAAGCTCCGTCTCCCATTCTATTTTTATGATTAATATTTGCGTTGCCGTCGAACACCAGCAATATCTTTGCTGATGCCTCACTACCTGCCGAAGCGAGTTCTGGTGCTCTGCCTTTGGCAGATGGGTAatttgagcctggttctgttggaggcttcttcctgttaaaaatgagtttttccttcccgccaTTGCCAGGTGGTTGCTCATAGGGcattgtttgatttttgggtctttaccttacagtatacaGCGCCGTGTGACGACTGCTGTTGTTGCGTTTTGGCCTTATTAAAGGGCAGGTAACAGGCACAAAAGCTACCATGAAACATAACATGGGCCCTTTCTCTCTACAGACAGACTCGCCAGAGGAAATGCATGGTTGGATCAGGGACATTCAGATGAAGATCCAGGATTTCAGGGGTCCCTCTAAGGTAACTCTATCTTCAGAAATGGATAATTCTTTACTTCTAGCTGTAAGTTATTGGGAGAAAAGTGTAAATCCTTGCTTACGATTGACAGCGGGGATGCTTTTGTCTCTTTAATTGCagggtttttcttttaaacgtGCTTCTTCGTGCTATCGGAGTTACAATCCTTCCTCTACATCTCGTGGTTCGCAGAGTGAAGCAGATAGGAGACCTCAGCTGGTGAAGTCCTGCTCTGTGGCGCCAGGATGGCAGCCCTGGACACCCGTTCCATCGTGTGAACCGTCTATCATGGATAACGAGGATGAGGACAGCGCCTTCAGCTCTGTGCCGCTCTCCTCTTCGTCCACCTCCTCatctgcttcctcctcctcaaACTCCCTCTCTACCCAAAATCCTTGCCCCGTCACACATCCGGCACCTTCGGCCAGTGGACTGGGGATGCTCACAGCATCCGCAGATGCGGCGAGTGGGCGTCGAAGGCACCGCTCGCAGCCTCAGCCTCAAACCGGCTGCAGCTTTCCCTTCAGCCTGGATGACGACAGCATCCGCACCACAGATGTGTAATCCAGAGATGTTTGAGGAGACTCCTGCGTGGGCTGTGCTGAcacctgtttttaaatgaatgtgaCTCCTATTGAAGGGCCACTGTGACCATCTGCCTCAATGCCAGGCCATGAGCTTGGTGCCCCCTACTGGTGAAGTAGCACTTATACAGATGAAGGATGCACCCGGCTGCAGGAAGGCTAAGAGGCAtagtgtttgttgttgttcacaGGACTGTGAACAGATAAAAcggagtgttttctttttcctttttttgtaagTGTAACTTCCTCTGAAAACTTGAATGATTTTGTTGATTATTGCCGACAGTAAAATGATGGCACACGCTTTTCACTCTGTTTCTTTGCTCCTATCAGCAGGACCCCATTATCACCCCAGTTACAAGTGTTCACATTcacaatatatttttatgtccaagcttgtttttgtgtttaaatgtaTCAGAcggttgtgtttctgttttttgttttttttgttttgtatttttttcccccggGCCAACAGTGTTTTCCTTTGCTCTTGAGGGGCATCATGTGTGGAAAAACTTCACATAATAATTAACAAGCATTTTATACCTGTTGTCTTTCATGTGTTTTGCCATGAAAACCCTCAGAGGCAagtaaaggggggaaaaaaatctggtGATCCATTTCTAAACCTGCTCTATGTTGTTTCTTCTCTTGTTTGTATGAATTAAGAATGGCtaacattttttacatttcattcaCTTTTTGCTAAATGTCATCTATTCGCTCTCTTTCTGAAAGGCTTTGCTCTTGCAATAGTCATTTTAGCCACATTAAGCCAACACTCCATTTTTAAAGCAGACAAAGCCGGACATGTTTCCCTTTAGTTGGATTATTGTGTCTTAAAGGGAGCACACAAGTTCACCCATGGCTTGACACGCCTTCCACAACAGCAACTCTAAGGTACTAGGAAGATTGTACAGTTGATGCGAAGAAGAGTAACACTAATGACTGTGTGCACGATAACATCTGtatcaacacaatttacttCAGCTTGTGTCCGCTGGCATGTTTTTTCgcagcatgctgggaaaacCCAACCCACCTACGTACgtcaaaagaaaagcaagatGGGACCTTTAGATAAGTTCTTAAGACATAATATATGTGCTTTGTTTTTAAGAGTGGATGAAGAAATTAACATAAATGCTTTTACCTTAGAACATGGCACAGTGGGACCTGTCACCCTCTCGTGGCCAATATAAGTATTACAGACATGGCAAAGGGcaggaaattattattattttccttgTTTTCAGTGAAAAACCCCCATAGAAAAGCATGTTTTTCTGACAAAAGGTTTTTCTTCCAGCTGTTTTCCAACATGAGAAGAAAGTGAGTTGGAAAAAATGGTTCTGACACTGGCAgcctttgcctctttttttttttttttttttttttttttaaatgtgccagAGCATTTTAGGGGGAAAATTTAATTTAGAAAATTAACCTTGCCAAACCAGCCCTTGTTTTTCATAAACCCGGGATGGAGAACAAGTTAGTGTTTGCAAATGGATCTCTGCAATTTTTTGTTCTTGCTTGCCTCTCAGGGCTTTCGTATCCACCACTATTAATATTAATACTTGGCTTAAAGATCAATTTTCAGTAAGCTGTGACTCTTCCGTTTGGTTTGAACACAGTACCATACTAATGCTGCAGTGTTTTCATGGTACTAATTTAGCTCAGTTGTTGGTAAAgcagttttctttttgcagaatTATGTGGGAAGATTTGCGACTGCCTTGGGTAATGTTATCTGCACTTTGTGTttcttatttttactttttttttcttgttttgtcacagcTTTCACACCATGTACTACAGTTTCCTCTTAGATtatgccttttgtttttttacacccTTGTTAGGTTCACCTTGAGATTTCATTGATGTGGTACCAGGTTTATTCCTGTTTCCGTTTTCTGACGCTATATGCACTCATCTGCCTGCAATTAAgcttaattttctttcttgtgaATAAAACAAGGCTTTTTATTTGTCTAGTTTAGgctgtttttgatttttaagGTTTACGACTTTCCCACCTCCTGTCATGTAATGCCTTGTATGCCCATACAGAGTTTAAACCTAAACACATTGTAACATTAAGGTTATCTTTTGATCGAAGTGATGCTGGTGAGTCTTAAAAactttttatgtgttttctcTGTAAAGGGCGAAAATCCCCAACTTCCAAACATTCAAAGGGTCAGTGCCAGCACACTTGCCCTTTAACACTGTCACCTTAAAACACATGcatgacatatagacacaaacaCGAGCGTGCATGCACACGCCAATTGAGTGGCCAGAGGCTGAGTTAAGTGAAGTGTTTCACACATCCAGTGCAAAGTCCATTAGATAAATTGCCCTAAAACTCTGTCCTGACCTCTGTCCACTTCCCTCTGTGCCTCCTAGGGCAGCTGTGCGACTGGTGAGGGTGAAATGTCTCCAACTGAACAGCTTAAATTGTGTCAGTATAGGTAAAAAGGCCCTCAGTGCTCGTGAAATGTCAGCTGTGTTGAAATGAGTTTTCAGTCTGTTAAAGACAAAGCTCCTGGAGGTAATGAGAGAAATCCAAGCAGAAACACAGGAAAAGTGGAGATGAAGCCAGTGACTAATTTTTTACGAGGtttaggaaagaaaaaaaagaaatgaagtgGATAGGGGGTGACATTCTGGGGAACGTGTACCTGTGCATGACCTCCAGGTTTAAAAACTTCCTTAACTGTGGGGCTTGGTATGGATCTGAATCTTGAAAGCAACATAGAAAGCTCAGAAGTAATCTGAGGAGTTTCTTGCCTCTCTGAGTTTGTTCATAGTTTGAGAAACAAAGAGATAAACGTCTGGAAATACAGCGTCACGGTAGAAGCCTTCGAGGTTGAACTTCTTTTTCCTGTCTGCACAAACATAACTTAAAGGTCACAAAGCACTTCGGTCTGATGCCTGTGAGTGACGGGCAGCTATGAGGGCAGGCAGACACACTGCTCCCCTAAATGTTAATGTTCCCACATGAATGACTCTGCAGCACActgcactctctctttctctctgcctccTGCTCACATTGGTTACACTCtggttattttaaatgttacaaaataaaattatttctcTCAGCAGAAATGATTTTAAGATTAAAGCTTGTTGTTGCTTGTACACCGATTTGaggatttatttgtttcttatgACATCTTATGATAATCATCTCTTATGCTACCAGTTATTAGTTCCCCGTTTGCAGAAGATTACCACTAGAGGGAGCTGTGATACACCGCACTTCATTCAACATACTATGAGGCTGTCAAAACACTCAATGAGCAGCATGCTTGTAGTTCAGTGAGATTACATTGACTTGCTGTAAACTCCCTAAAAAGTCTGACAAGAAGCTGTAAAGCCTTTCAGCATTAAAGCACTGAAATAGTATTTTAAATCTGAACAGTTGCAGCATTTTCTCATTGATTTTCACACTAATCCCCTCCAAGATATAAGCACAATAATAAAACCAAGGAGGGCAAATAA is drawn from Maylandia zebra isolate NMK-2024a linkage group LG12, Mzebra_GT3a, whole genome shotgun sequence and contains these coding sequences:
- the plekha2 gene encoding pleckstrin homology domain-containing family A member 2 isoform X1, with the protein product MPYVDRLNRVCGFLDIEEKENSCRFQRRYFILDTQGNALLWYMDNPQNLPSGASSVGSLKLTYISKVSEATTKQKPKTEFCFVINALSRRYFLQANDVTDMRDWVAALNKASKITVPKSCPAPVRPDVTTVISDAQGGKRQQAYKAEIIGGVVVHTPIQNDNEETEGRERKGNRPGLLRCGYCVKQGNVRKSWKRRFFTLDDNAVNYYKTESEKDFIRSIPLRDIQKVHECLVKSGELLLRDNLFEIITSNRTFYIQTDSPEEMHGWIRDIQMKIQDFRGPSKGFSFKRASSCYRSYNPSSTSRGSQSEADRRPQLVKSCSVAPGWQPWTPVPSCEPSIMDNEDEDSAFSSVPLSSSSTSSSASSSSNSLSTQNPCPVTHPAPSASGLGMLTASADAASGRRRHRSQPQPQTGCSFPFSLDDDSIRTTDV
- the plekha2 gene encoding pleckstrin homology domain-containing family A member 2 isoform X2; the encoded protein is MPYVDRLNRVCGFLDIEEKENSCRFQRRYFILDTQGNALLWYMDNPQNLPSGASSVGSLKLTYISKVSEATTKQKPKTEFCFVINALSRRYFLQANDVTDMRDWVAALNKASKITVPKSCPAPVRPDVTTVISDAQGGKRQQAYKAEIIGGVVVHTPIQNDNEETEGRERKGNRPGLLRCGYCVKQGNVRKSWKRRFFTLDDNAVNYYKTESEKDFIRSIPLRDIQKVHECLVKSGELLLRDNLFEIITSNRTFYIQTDSPEEMHGWIRDIQMKIQDFRGPSKSEADRRPQLVKSCSVAPGWQPWTPVPSCEPSIMDNEDEDSAFSSVPLSSSSTSSSASSSSNSLSTQNPCPVTHPAPSASGLGMLTASADAASGRRRHRSQPQPQTGCSFPFSLDDDSIRTTDV